From Apium graveolens cultivar Ventura unplaced genomic scaffold, ASM990537v1 ctg967, whole genome shotgun sequence, a single genomic window includes:
- the LOC141705751 gene encoding high mobility group B protein 10-like gives MSSENATTTTIVSPSSSSYPLPEAEYIDIVQNSLLFLEKLHNFHASFGSKFKVPTIGGTALDLHRLFVEVTSRGGIEKVVKDRKWKEVTMIFKYPSTITSASFVLRKYYQSLLYHFEQVYYFRQKTRPVLATDSVSTIVNGSPTRNLLEDSATAHHLSGGSNLEPGCSVIGTIDAKFDSGYVVTVNLGSEQLKGVIYHTPTESQMAQNSNNTAVPRRRSRNRFGDPSWHEESSSSGYSYFYAENFNKLQPMYDRQEKVMNKKIWLLWSRLTEAEKQVYHNKE, from the exons ATGTCAAGTGAGAATGCAACAACTACTACTATTGTGtctccatcttcttcatcataCCCTTTACCCGAGGCAGAATACATTGATATtgttcaaaactctcttctttttCTTGAAAAGCTTCATAATTTTCATGCTTCTTTCGGTTCTAAATTTAA GGTCCCTACCATTGGAGGAACTGCTTTAGATTTGCATCGCCTTTTTGTTGAGGTTACATCTCGAGGTGGTATCGAAAAG GTTGTAAAAGATCGCAAATGGAAGGAAGTCACAATGATTTTCAAATACCCATCTACCATAACAAGCGCATCTTTTGTTTTAAGGAAGTATTATCAGTCCTTGCTTTATCATTTTGAGCAGGTTTATTACTTCCGGCAAAAAACTCGTCCTGTACTAGCTACTG ATTCAGTAAGCACAATTGTCAATGGATCTCCAACTCGAAATCTCTTGGAGGACAGTGCTACTGCGCATCACCTTTCAG GTGGCTCCAACTTGGAGCCTGGTTGCTCAGTGATCGGAACAATTGATGCAAAATTTGACAGTGGATATGTAGTTACTGTGAACCTGGGCTCTGAGCAGTTAAAGGGGGTCATTTATCACACCCCTACAGAATCACAGATGGCTCAAAATTCTAATAATACTGCTGTACCTCGTCGCCGAAGCCGAAATAGGTTTGGGGATCCCTCCTGGCACGAGGAAAGTAGTAGTAGTGGGTATAGCTATTTCTATGCTGAGAATTTCAACAAGCTACAGCCTATGTACGACAGGCAAGAGAAGGTCATGAATAAGAAAATTTGGCTTTTATGGAGCAGACTTACAGAGGCTGAGAAACAG GTCTATCATAACAAAGAATGA